One region of Salvelinus namaycush isolate Seneca chromosome 3, SaNama_1.0, whole genome shotgun sequence genomic DNA includes:
- the prdm15 gene encoding PR domain zinc finger protein 15, with amino-acid sequence MTEQPDEFIWCEDCGQYHDSECPELGPVVTVQDSFVLSRARSSLPESLEIRQVPDGKEGVFVLQRLVKRTRFGPFEARRISHLDKEGLFPLKIFQRDGLVVCFDSANEDDCNWMMLVRPATDYQHQNLTAYQQDDEVYFNTSQDVLPGSELRVWYGAFYAKKMERTMLKAPVHPPPAVVDTTSTMPEGALNKAGVSQALVVGENDADHLLSHLQEVKDVAPPPDDQSQQQEEAQLVTTDDGLSAEPIPAPPLPAPKRRLGRPGKRAKGGRKPSTATIAAKKKIAAFLGPAEKALNTVPADGGEAMLDGNDLEIGPDGVAVTMPRVTRTLLSAGMPGSRKRFLRQGGDHKRLYKCTLCNKVFQNSSNLNRHIRSHGDKLFKCDECDKMFSRKESLKQHISYKHSKNEPDVEYRYKCNTCDKAFRLENALEFHNCRTDDKTFQCEICSRFFSTNSNLSKHKKKHGEKLYACEICSKMFYRKDVMQDHQKRHTVANPKHLKREELEANGEEGTKYRKEPSACPICGKVFSCRSNMNKHLLTHGDKKYTCEICGRKFFRVDVLRDHIHVHFKDIALMDEQEREEFIRKIGISVDSSDDTDEEDEDYGQETHKYSCKKCQVTFFKGRDYLKHIMDLHKERGYGCIICNRRFALKATYNAHLVIHREQLPDPAVQRYIHPCEMCGRIFNSIGNLERHKVIHTGVKSHGCDQCGKSFARKDMLKEHLRVHDNVRDFLCAECGKGMKTKHALRHHMKLHKGIKEYECKECNRKFAQKVNMLKHYKRHTGIKDFMCELCGKTFSERNTMETHKLIHTVGKTWSCAVCDKKYVTEYMLQKHVQLTHEKVEAQSCHMCGTKVSTRASMNRHMRRKHPEVVTVRIDEFDELQEDSTIDESSISIVQPTLTLEKEALSGERPQRTTRLPRKKQKQLEEPELSDSDGYADFTGKGVQYTTTIVGDETSSAVQSIQQVVVLADPNVSSASSPNSSVGLTNITVTPITTHAPAQFTSLQPVAVGHLTASDHRPLTLDSSILTVTFDTVSGSAMLHNRPAELTTETVGPGGASTGPQSVAHFINLTTFVNPMGHPLEAPTLAWRPVTQAEGVQVTPVAEGAPGDTQESETQTSEQARQAQAAQQQQANTTQQMFSY; translated from the exons ATGACGGAGCAACCAGATGAGTTTATCT GGTGTGAGGACTGTGGGCAGTATCATGACTCTGAGTGTCCAGAGCTGGGTCCAGTGGTGACTGTACAGGACTCATTCGTTCTCAGCAGAGCACG GTCCTCTCTGCCGGAGAGTCTGGAGATCAGACAGGTACCAGATGGGAAGGAGGGAGTGTTTGTCCTCCAACGTCTGGTCAAGAGGACCAGGTTTGGTCCCTTCGAGGCTAGGAGaatatcccacctggacaaagaaGGCCTGTTCCCTCTGAAG ATCTTCCAGAGAGATGGCCTGGTAGTCTGTTTTGACTCAGCCAATGAGGATGACTGTAATTGGATGATGCTGGTTCGGCCCGCCACTGACTATCAGCACCAGAACCTGACTGCTTACCAGCAGGACGATGAGGTCTACTTCAACACCTCACAG GATGTGCTGCCAGGGTCTGAGCTGAGGGTTTGGTATGGGGCCTTCTATGCCAAGAAGATGGAGAGGACTATGCTGAAGGCCCCAGTCCATCCACCTCCAGCAG TTGTGGATACTACCTCTACCATGCCAGAGGGGGCTTTGAATAAAGCTGGAGTGTCACAGGCCCTAGTGGTTGGAGAGAATGATGCAG ACCACCTCCTGAGCCACCTGCAGGAAGTGAAAGATGTAGCCCCGCCCCCTGACGACCAGTCCCAGCAGCAGGAAGAAGCACAACTGGTAACCACTGACGACGGCCTCAGTGCTGAACccatccctgctcctcctctgccAGCTCCCAAAAGAAGGCTGGGCAGGCCGGGGAAGAGGGCCAAAGGAGGACGGAAACCTAGCACTGCAACTATAGCAGCAAAGAAAAAAA TTGCAGCCTTTTTGGGGCCAGCAGAGAAAGCCCTCAACACCGTCCCTGCAGACGGAGGAGAGGCCATGCTGGATGGCAATGACCTGGAGATCGGCCCTGACGGGGTGGCTGTCACCATGCCTAGGGTGACCCGCACCCTGCTCTCAGCTGGGAT GCCTGGGTCGAGGAAGAGGTTCCTGAGGCAGGGGGGAGACCATAAGAGGCTGTACAAGTGCACCCTCTGCAACAAGGTCTTCCAGAACAGCAGCAACCTCAACAGACACATCCGCTCCCACG GTGATAAGCTCTTTAAATGTGATGAATGTGACAAGATGTTCAGCCGCAAGGAGAGCTTGAAGCAGCACATCTCATACAAGCACAGCAAAAACGAG CCCGATGTGGAGTACAGATACAAATGTAACACATGCGACAAAGCCTTCCGTCTGGAGAATGCATTAGAGTTCCACAACTGTAGAACAG ATGACAAGACGTTCCAGTGTGAGATCTGCTCCAGGTTCTTCTCCACCAACAGTAACCTGTCTAAGCACAAGAAGAAGCACGGAGAGAAGCTGTACGCCTGTGAGATCTGCAGCAAGATGTTCTACCGCAAGGATGTTATGCAGGACCACCAGAAGAGACATACTGTGG CAAACCCAAAGCACCTGAAGAGGGAAGAGCTGGAGGCCAATGGGGAGGAAGGGACCAAATACAGAAAGGAGCCTTCAGCATGTCCTATCTGTGGCAAG gtgtttTCCTGCAGGAGCAACATGAACAAGCATCTGCTGACTCACGGGGATAAGAAGTACACCTGTGAGATCTGCGGACGCAAGTTCTTCAGAGTGGACGTCCTGAGGGACCATATTCACGTTCACTTTAAG gaCATAGCCCTGATGGAcgagcaggagagggaggagtTCATCAGGAAGATTGGCATCTCAGTGGACAGCAGCGACGACACtgatgaggaggacgaagactACGGACAAGAGACCCACAAGTACAGCTGCAAGAAGTGTCAG GTGACGTTCTTCAAGGGCAGAGACTACCTGAAGCACATTATGGACCTGCACAAAGAGAGGGGTTATGGCTGCATCATCTGTAACCGGCGCTTCGCTCTGAAAGCGACCTACAACGCCCACCTGGTCATCCACAGAGAACAGCTCCCAGACCCTGCAGTGCAGAG GTACATCCACCCCTGTGAAATGTGTGGCCGAATCTTCAACAGCATCGGCAACCTGGAGAGACACAAGGTCATTCACACAG GGGTGAAGAGCCACGGATGTGACCAGTGTGGGAAGTCGTTTGCCAGGAAGGACATGCTAAAGGAACACCTGAGGGTCCATGACAATGTCAGAGACTTCCTATGTGCTGAGTGTGGGAAAG GGATGAAGACCAAGCATGCGCTGAGGCACCATATGAAGCTGCATAAGGGCATCAAAGAGTACGAGTGTAAGGAGTGCAACCGCAAGTTTGCCCAGAAGGTCAACATGCTGAAACACTACAAGAGACACACGG GAATAAAGGACTTCATGTGTGAGTTGTGTGGGAAGACCTTCAGTGAGAGGAACACCATGGAGACACACAAGCTCATTCACACAG TGGGGAAGACGTGGTCGTGTGCGGTGTGTGATAAGAAGTATGTGACAGAATACATGCTCCAGAAGCATGTGCAGCTGACGCATGAGAAGGTGGAGGCCCAGAGCTGTCACATGTGTGGCACCAAGGTGTCCACCCGAGCCTCCATGAACCGCCACATGAGGCGCAAACACCCTGAG GTGGTCACTGTGAGAATAGATGAGTTTGACGAGCTCCAAGAAGACTCAACAATCGATGAGTCAAGCATCAGCATTGTGCAG CCCACTCTAACCCTGGAGAAGGAGGCTCTTTCTGGGGAGAGGCCCCAGCGGACCACACGGCTGCCCAGGAAGAAGCAGAAACAGCTGGAGGAGCCGGAGCTGTCGGACTCTGACGGGTATGCTGACTTCACAGGCAAAGGAGTACAGTACACCACCACCATAGTGGGAGATGAGACCAGCTCTGCTGTGCAGAGTATACAGCAG GTGGTGGTGCTGGCCGACCCCAACGTGTCATCCGCCTCCTCCCCCAACAGCTCAGTAGGGCTGACCAACATCACAGTGACCCCCATCACCACCCATGCCCCTGCCCAGTTCACCAGCCTGCAGCCTGTAGCCGTGGGCCACCTGACAGCCAGCGACCACCGGCCCCTTACTCTGGACAGCTCCATCCTCACTGTCACCTTCGACACGGTCAGCGGCTCCGCCATGCTCCACAACCGGCCCGCCGAGCTCACGACCGAGACGGTGGGGCCTGGCGGTGCCAGTACTGGGCCACAGTCGGTCGCCCACTTTATCAACCTTACCACCTTCGTCAACCCAATGGGCCACCCCCTGGAGGCCCCCACCCTGGCCTGGAGGCCTGTCACGCAGGCTGAGGGGGTCCAGGTCACCCCTGTAGCAGAGGGGGCTCCAGGTGACACCCAGGAATCTGAGACCCAGACCTCAGAGCAGGCTAGACAAGCCCAGGCAgcacagcaacagcaggccaacacaacacagcagaTGTTCAGCTACTAG
- the LOC120045191 gene encoding C2 domain-containing protein 2-like isoform X2 yields the protein MSPGEPCRYSVTISPLELQLDLQMREAEGQVQVVWGVCHLETWDLQLSPSFTQDHATGPSVFAVKDRLRQLLCAVRPSVMLSCRPAHATEVKEARNKVTSPPKPPRAHDWKLLVKNIRVTCKEQEDGAAGSLNPLCVLQLDDPPQKLSTSVLQNTASPAWDQPFIFELNGRSKELKIQLLDDGKPQENSLLGQVSVPFDLVKKQPKGQLTFTLMTKDQVTGSLTTELTYLKPSEVRSWQSPTPAPTKRVEMDRTVMPCGTVVTTITAVKSKPGRPLLPGLNITQQNPSNPPSGTKSKVSGRRVSAQPSVLGIMGSKALSSSDTELLMLNGTDPVAEAAIRQLHESAKQKLKSPVKKSTIIISGVTKTPLSQDDEMALMAGYAAAMDASMSEGGSQEIAVATASVVKASSKPPEVSSDPQEGPSGVAQQAPEDWECQAGEGTDQDPDKTSMSLCISESGSKKSRGGSFLHRSAKLFFRRRRQCKDPGMSQSHNDLVYLEQPVTVDQEKRTSTFSRMLNRKLLPTSKSTANGSTATQTVTPAPTPGEQHAA from the exons ttGGACTTGCAGATGAGGGAGGCTGAAGGGCAGGTCCAGGTGGTCTGGGGGGTGTGCCATCTTGAGACTTGGGACCTGCAGCTCAGCCCCAGCTTCACACAG GACCATGCCACAGGCCCCAGTGTGTTTGCAGTAAAGGACAGGCTGAGACAGCTGCTGTGTGCGGTGCGTCCCTCCGTTATGCTGAGTTGCAGGCCTGCTCATGCCACAGAGGTCAAG GAGGCACGTAACAAGGTGACATCACCGCCCAAGCCCCCCCGCGCTCACGACTGGAAGCTGCTGGTAAAGAATATCCGGGTGACGTGTAAGGAGCAAGAGGACGGTGCTGCAG GCAGTCTGAATCCCCTGTGTGTGCTGCAGCTAGATGACCCTCCACAGAAACTCTCCACTTCAGTTCTACAGAACACAGCCAGCCCAGCCTGGGACCAGCCCTTTATCTT TGAGCTGAATGGACGATCAAAAGAGCTGAAAATTCAGCTGCTGGATGATGGGAAACCTCAGGAGA ACTCCTTACTGGGTCAAGTGTCTGTGCCTTTTGATCTGGTGAAGAAGCAGCCCAAAGGACAGCTAACATTTACACTCATGACCAAAGATCAAGTGACAGGGTCACTTACTACTGAG TTGACATACCTGAAACCCAGTGAGGTGCGGTCGTGGCAGTCCCCTACTCCAGCCCCCACTAAGAGAGTGGAGATGGACCGCACGGTCATGCCCTGCGGTACTGTGGTCACGACAATCACTGCAGTGAAGAGTAAACCAGGTCGACCACTACTGCCTGGACTAAATATAACCCAGC AGAACCCCTCCAATCCTCCCAGCGGCACCAAGTCCAAGGTGTCAGGACGGAGGGTGTCGGCGCAGCCGTCCGTGCTGGGGATCATGGGGAGCAAGGCCTTGTCCTCCTCCGACACAGAGCTACTCATGCTCAACGGGACCGACCCCGTGGCTGAGGCTGCCATCCGCCAGCTCCACGAGTCCGCCAAGCAGAAGCTCAAGTCCCCGGTCAAGAAGAGCACCATCATCATCTCAGGAGTGACCAAG ACTCCTCTGTCTCAGGATGATGAGATGGCTCTGATGGCGGGCTATGCTGCTGCGATGGATGCCTCTATGTCGGAGGGGGGATCTCAGGAGATCGCTGTGGCAACTGCATCAGTAGTAAAAGCCAGTAGCAAACCCCCGGAGGTGTCGTCAGACCCCCAGGAGGGCCCCAGTGGAGTGGCCCAGCAGGCCCCAGAGGACTGGGAGTGCCAAGCAGGAGAGGGCACAGACCAAGATCCAGACAAAACCTCCATGTCACTATGCATCTCAGAGTCTGGATCCAAAAAGAGCAGAG GAGGCAGCTTCCTGCACAGGAGTGCCAAGCTGTTCTTCCGCCGGCGCCGCCAGTGCAAAGACCCGGGGATGAGCCAGTCGCACAACGACCTGGTGTACTTGGAGCAGCCTGTGACGGTAGACCAGGAGAAACGCACGTCCACCTTCAGCCGGATGCTGAACCGCAAGCTGCTGCCCACGAGCAAGAGCACAGCCAACGGCTCCACCGCCACCCAAACAGTGACACCCGCTCCTACCCCGGGGGAGCAGCATGCagcatga